In a genomic window of Balaenoptera ricei isolate mBalRic1 chromosome 3, mBalRic1.hap2, whole genome shotgun sequence:
- the CARTPT gene encoding cocaine- and amphetamine-regulated transcript protein, giving the protein MESPRLRLLPLLAAALLLLLPLLGTLAQEDAELQPRALDIYSAVEDASHEKQLIEALQEVLKKLKSKRIPIYEKKYGQVPMCDAGEQCAVRKGARIGKLCDCPRGTSCNSFLLKCL; this is encoded by the exons ATGGAGAGCCCCCGCCTGCGGCTGCTGCCCCTCCTGGCTGCCgccctgctgttgctgctgcctcTGCTGGGCACCCTAGCCCAGGAGGACGCCGAGCTCCAGCCGCGAGCCCTGGACATCTACTCCGCCGTGGAGGACGCCTCCCACGAGAAGCAGCTG ATCGAAGCGCTGCAGGAAGTTCTGAAGAAGCTCAAGAGTAAACGTATTCCGATTTATGAGAAGAAGTATGGCCAAGTCCCCATG TGTGACGCGGGAGAGCAGTGCGCCGTGCGAAAAGGAGCTAGGATCGGGAAGCTGTGCGACTGTCCCCGAGGAACCTCCTGCAATTCCTTCCTCCTGAAGTGCTTATGA